In Pseudomonas fluorescens, the following are encoded in one genomic region:
- a CDS encoding polysaccharide deacetylase family protein, with protein MRIAFLISIWLLSFGAIAAPSDVATLDRSTWPEKLGNPTLFDVASRAEILMFSSVLLVSEALDEPALAQRLGLRTINLESVNRVRQRMWQRLLANYNFAQQSCDQDASFCFLVEDLPTLREQAAKFQVGADSYYIKWAEPSRVFHTQYLDEQLRKAALFPQTSSEVDHFGDYERSGDGMHDRLFLLTFDSAANAVPDNTAWVSEYLRKSNLSGTFFVLGKDIQARLAEHSVSNLQATYSSQCIGLQGWEFRSHSHWQDWQDSVRRSAELVKSKLPENYVPLFRPPDGQRRSDAEGFFKTQGLQVALWDIDAQDGAGKLKGSPSAQRVLTLMLLWRHGVINFNVKQDAVKTALPWLVTQTAPVGIGWEDCQDAFR; from the coding sequence TTGCGTATCGCTTTTCTCATCTCGATCTGGCTACTGAGCTTCGGCGCCATTGCGGCACCAAGCGATGTGGCGACGCTCGATCGCAGCACCTGGCCGGAAAAACTCGGCAACCCGACGCTGTTTGACGTGGCGTCCAGGGCCGAGATCCTCATGTTTTCCAGTGTGCTGTTGGTCAGCGAGGCGCTGGATGAACCCGCCCTGGCCCAGCGCCTGGGCCTGCGCACGATCAATCTGGAGTCGGTCAACCGGGTTCGCCAGCGCATGTGGCAACGGCTGCTGGCCAACTACAACTTCGCCCAACAGAGCTGCGACCAGGATGCCTCCTTCTGTTTCCTGGTCGAAGACCTGCCCACCTTGCGCGAACAGGCCGCCAAGTTCCAGGTCGGCGCAGACAGCTACTACATCAAGTGGGCAGAGCCGAGCCGTGTGTTCCACACCCAGTACCTGGACGAACAGTTGCGCAAGGCCGCGCTGTTCCCGCAAACCAGCAGCGAAGTCGATCATTTTGGCGACTATGAGCGCAGCGGCGACGGGATGCATGACCGGCTGTTTCTGCTGACCTTCGACAGCGCCGCCAACGCCGTGCCGGATAACACCGCCTGGGTCAGCGAGTACCTGCGCAAGTCGAACCTGAGCGGGACGTTCTTCGTCCTCGGCAAGGACATCCAGGCGCGTTTGGCCGAGCATTCGGTGAGTAACCTGCAAGCGACCTACTCGAGCCAGTGCATCGGCTTACAGGGCTGGGAGTTCCGTTCCCACAGCCACTGGCAGGACTGGCAGGACTCGGTGCGACGCAGCGCCGAACTGGTCAAGAGCAAGCTGCCGGAGAACTACGTGCCGCTGTTCCGTCCGCCCGATGGCCAGCGCCGTTCCGATGCCGAAGGCTTCTTCAAGACTCAGGGGCTGCAGGTAGCGTTGTGGGACATCGATGCCCAGGACGGTGCCGGCAAACTCAAGGGCAGCCCGAGTGCACAACGGGTGCTGACCCTGATGCTGCTGTGGCGGCACGGAGTGATCAATTTCAATGTGAAACAGGATGCAGTGAAAACGGCGTTGCCGTGGCTGGTTACGCAAACGGCGCCTGTCGGGATCGGCTGGGAAGATTGCCAGGATGCGTTTCGCTGA
- the algK gene encoding alginate biosynthesis TPR repeat lipoprotein AlgK produces the protein MPVTTHILNTPPTLWERACSRWDRRGLSDAPSQPHREQARSHMGFAFCSLALAVSLSGCAGLPDQRLANEALKRGDTATAAQNYRQLADLGYSEAQVGLADIQVDSHDPAQMKQAEATYRAAASVSPRAQARLGRLLVAKPGSTEAEQHEAETLLKKAAAAGEGNTLIPLAMLYLQYPHSFPNVNAQQQISQWRAEGKPEAGLAQVLLYRTQGTYDQHLDDVEKICKAALSISDICYVELATVYQKQAKPEQQAELIKQMQAAHAQGTVSAQRVDSVARVLADASLGKTDEKTAQSLLEPIAPGYPASWVTLAQLLYDFPELGDVDQMMKYLDNGRAADQPRAELLLGKLYFEGKLVPADAKVAEAHFQKAVGREVAADYYLGQIYRRGYLGKVYPQKALDHLLTAARNGQNSADFAIAQLFSQGKGTKPDPLNAYVFSQLALAQNTPQATELAQTIQTQLPPDRLAEAQRLLKQEQAVRGALSPNTPEMHALQEKDGEESQ, from the coding sequence ATGCCTGTGACTACTCATATCTTGAACACACCGCCGACCCTGTGGGAGCGAGCCTGCTCGCGATGGGATCGACGCGGTCTGTCTGATGCACCGAGCCAGCCGCATCGCGAGCAAGCTCGCTCCCACATGGGATTTGCGTTCTGTTCGCTAGCCCTGGCGGTCAGCCTCAGCGGCTGCGCCGGCCTGCCCGACCAGCGCCTGGCCAACGAAGCGCTCAAGCGTGGCGATACCGCCACCGCCGCGCAGAATTACCGGCAACTGGCCGACCTGGGCTACAGCGAAGCCCAGGTCGGCCTGGCCGATATCCAGGTCGACAGCCATGACCCGGCGCAGATGAAACAGGCCGAGGCGACTTACCGCGCCGCGGCCAGCGTTTCGCCGCGCGCCCAGGCACGCCTCGGTCGTCTGCTGGTGGCCAAGCCCGGTTCCACCGAAGCGGAACAACACGAAGCCGAAACCCTGTTGAAAAAAGCCGCTGCGGCAGGCGAAGGCAATACGCTGATCCCGTTGGCGATGCTGTACCTGCAATACCCGCACAGTTTCCCCAACGTGAACGCGCAGCAGCAGATCAGCCAATGGCGCGCCGAAGGCAAGCCGGAAGCAGGTCTGGCGCAGGTGTTGCTCTATCGCACCCAGGGCACCTACGACCAGCATCTGGATGACGTGGAAAAAATCTGCAAGGCCGCGCTCAGCATCAGCGACATCTGCTACGTCGAACTGGCCACGGTCTATCAGAAACAGGCCAAGCCAGAGCAACAGGCCGAGCTGATCAAGCAGATGCAAGCGGCTCATGCCCAAGGCACCGTTTCGGCGCAGCGCGTCGACAGCGTCGCCCGCGTGCTCGCCGATGCGTCCCTGGGCAAGACTGACGAGAAAACCGCACAGTCGCTGCTCGAACCGATCGCACCGGGCTACCCGGCGTCGTGGGTCACCCTCGCGCAACTGCTCTACGACTTCCCGGAACTGGGCGACGTCGACCAGATGATGAAGTACCTGGACAACGGTCGCGCCGCCGACCAGCCCCGCGCCGAACTGTTGCTGGGCAAGCTCTACTTCGAAGGCAAGCTGGTGCCGGCCGATGCCAAGGTCGCCGAAGCGCATTTCCAGAAAGCCGTCGGCCGCGAAGTCGCCGCCGATTACTACCTCGGCCAGATCTATCGCCGTGGCTACCTGGGCAAGGTCTATCCGCAGAAGGCCCTAGACCATCTGTTGACCGCTGCGCGCAACGGCCAGAACAGCGCCGACTTCGCCATTGCCCAACTGTTTTCCCAAGGCAAGGGCACCAAGCCTGATCCGCTGAACGCCTATGTTTTCAGCCAACTGGCCCTGGCCCAGAACACTCCGCAAGCCACCGAGCTTGCGCAAACAATCCAAACGCAACTGCCGCCCGACCGGTTGGCCGAAGCCCAACGCCTGTTGAAACAAGAACAGGCCGTGCGCGGTGCCCTGAGCCCGAACACGCCGGAAATGCATGCTCTGCAAGAAAAAGATGGCGAGGAATCCCAATGA
- the alg8 gene encoding mannuronan synthase yields MMHRLKHGLLQAAGWLFYLSLLMGLAMALPVSTFDSESKDFIFLIGIVGIWRYSMGATHFVRGMIFLYIVYPYLRRKVRKLGKAADPSHVFLMVTSFRIDALTTAQVYSSVIREAIDCGLPTTVVCSIVEMSDELLVKSLWNRMNPPSRVKLDFVRIPGTGKRDGLAYGFRAISRHLPDDRAVVAVIDGDTVLGEGVVRKTVPWFQLFGNVGGLTTNEFCEVRGGYIMSEWHKLRFAQRHINMCSMALSKRVLTMTGRMSVFRATVVTNPEFIADVESDSLQHWRLGRFKFLTGDDKSSWFSLMRLGYDTFYVPDAAINTVEHPPEKSFIKASRKLMFRWYGNNLRQNSRALGLGIKRLGAFTSVVLFDQRVSMWTSLLGLTVALIASFKYGTAFILVYLLWIGITRFILTLLLSCSGHRIGPAYPAILYYNQIVGALVKIYVFFRLDQQSWTRQPTSLTRDLASFQRWFNTWSSRTMTFSAGSIFVAVLLLMV; encoded by the coding sequence ATTATGCACAGGCTAAAGCACGGCCTACTCCAGGCCGCCGGTTGGCTGTTCTACCTGAGTTTACTGATGGGCCTCGCCATGGCGTTGCCCGTGTCCACGTTCGACTCCGAGTCGAAGGACTTCATTTTCCTGATCGGTATCGTCGGTATCTGGCGCTACTCGATGGGTGCCACGCACTTTGTGCGCGGCATGATTTTTCTGTACATCGTCTACCCGTACCTGCGGCGCAAAGTGCGCAAGCTGGGCAAAGCGGCTGACCCGTCCCACGTGTTCCTGATGGTCACCAGCTTCCGCATCGATGCCCTGACCACCGCGCAGGTCTACAGCTCGGTGATCCGCGAAGCCATCGACTGCGGCCTGCCGACCACCGTGGTTTGCTCCATCGTGGAAATGTCCGATGAGCTGCTGGTCAAAAGCCTGTGGAACCGGATGAACCCGCCGTCCCGGGTGAAGCTCGACTTCGTGCGCATTCCCGGCACCGGCAAGCGCGATGGCCTGGCCTACGGCTTCCGCGCCATCTCCCGACACCTGCCGGATGACCGCGCCGTGGTGGCCGTGATCGATGGCGACACCGTGCTCGGCGAAGGCGTGGTGCGCAAGACCGTGCCGTGGTTCCAGCTGTTCGGCAACGTCGGCGGCCTGACCACCAACGAGTTCTGCGAAGTGCGCGGCGGCTACATCATGAGCGAATGGCACAAGCTGCGTTTCGCCCAGCGTCACATCAACATGTGCTCGATGGCCCTGTCCAAGCGCGTGCTGACCATGACCGGGCGGATGTCGGTGTTCCGTGCCACCGTGGTCACCAACCCGGAATTCATCGCCGACGTGGAGAGCGACTCGCTGCAACACTGGCGCCTGGGTCGTTTCAAGTTCCTTACCGGCGACGACAAGTCGAGCTGGTTCAGCCTGATGCGTCTGGGCTACGACACCTTCTACGTGCCCGACGCCGCGATCAACACCGTCGAGCACCCGCCGGAAAAGAGCTTCATCAAGGCCAGTCGCAAGCTGATGTTCCGCTGGTACGGCAACAACCTGCGGCAGAACTCCCGCGCCCTGGGCCTGGGGATCAAACGCCTCGGTGCGTTCACTTCGGTGGTGCTGTTCGACCAGCGCGTGTCGATGTGGACCTCCCTGCTGGGTCTGACCGTGGCGTTGATCGCCAGCTTCAAATACGGCACCGCGTTCATCCTGGTGTACCTGCTGTGGATCGGCATCACCCGGTTCATCTTGACCTTGTTGCTGTCGTGCTCCGGACACCGGATCGGTCCGGCCTACCCGGCGATTCTCTATTACAACCAGATCGTCGGCGCGCTGGTGAAGATCTACGTGTTCTTCCGCCTCGACCAACAGTCCTGGACTCGCCAACCCACGTCTCTGACCCGTGATCTCGCCAGCTTTCAACGTTGGTTCAACACCTGGTCGTCTCGGACCATGACCTTCTCTGCCGGCAGCATTTTTGTCGCCGTGCTGCTGTTGATGGTCTGA
- the yaaA gene encoding peroxide stress protein YaaA has translation MLMVISPAKTLDYETPPATQRFTQPQYLDHSQELILQLRELTPAQISELMHVSDKIGGLNAARFGSWTPAFTPENAKQALLAFKGDVYTGMNAQTLSEADFDYAQKHLRMLSGLYGLLRPLDLMQPYRLEMGTKLANARGKDLYAFWGTRISEWLNEALVDQGDDVLLNLASNEYFSAVKRNALNARIINTEFKDLKNGQYKIISFYAKKARGLMSRFVIEERINDPATLKQFDVQGYRYSAEQSKPDNLVFLRDHAPE, from the coding sequence ATGCTGATGGTGATTTCACCCGCCAAGACCCTCGACTATGAAACACCGCCGGCGACCCAGCGCTTCACCCAGCCGCAGTACCTCGACCACTCCCAGGAGTTGATCCTGCAATTGCGCGAGCTGACGCCCGCGCAAATCAGCGAGTTGATGCACGTCTCCGACAAGATCGGCGGGCTCAACGCCGCGCGTTTCGGCAGCTGGACGCCCGCGTTCACCCCGGAAAACGCCAAGCAGGCGCTGCTGGCCTTCAAGGGCGATGTGTACACCGGCATGAATGCGCAAACCCTCAGCGAAGCCGATTTCGATTACGCCCAAAAACACCTGCGCATGCTCTCCGGCCTCTATGGCCTGCTGCGCCCGCTGGATCTGATGCAACCCTACCGCCTGGAAATGGGCACTAAGCTGGCCAACGCCCGGGGCAAGGATTTGTATGCCTTCTGGGGCACGCGCATCAGCGAATGGCTGAACGAAGCCCTGGTCGATCAAGGCGATGACGTGCTGCTCAACCTGGCGTCCAACGAGTACTTCTCGGCGGTCAAGCGCAACGCCTTGAACGCGCGCATCATCAATACCGAATTCAAGGACCTGAAGAACGGCCAGTACAAGATCATCAGCTTCTACGCGAAAAAGGCCCGCGGCTTGATGAGCCGCTTCGTCATCGAAGAACGCATCAACGACCCGGCCACCCTCAAGCAGTTCGACGTTCAAGGCTATCGCTACAGCGCCGAACAATCCAAACCGGACAATCTGGTGTTTCTGCGCGATCACGCACCAGAGTGA
- a CDS encoding alginate export family protein — protein sequence MKLNPFMKAGIGLTFALIWSCPTLAAMTEETKNFGLDVKITGQSEDDRDLGTADGGDVNGVGLDLRPWVYGESGAWSAYAMGQAVTSTDIIETDTLQQSDGAENTDNGDRETKKNYLAMREFWVGYSGFTPYPGEILKFGRQRLRNDDGQWRDTNIEALNWTFDTTLLRANVGIAERFSEYRTDLKELAPEDKDRLHAYADAAYQWTPGNWVGIRGHHTHDDGKLDYAQPGVPSDSLDKKQNGDISWLGLTADSDAYNWRNTNTVNYWGSITGMSGDRDTVNPLNADGTAPAQAKRSGDVDGWATDLGVRLRLDPQWQVGAAYARASEDYEQNGLESNRSNYTGTRSRVHRFGEAFRGEMNNLQSATLFGSWMLNDEYDASLIYHKFWRVDGNKPVGSNGIDAVQNNTDDVTGAILSSTSLPLNDGEKDLGQEMDLVVTKYFKQGLLPASMSQAIDEPSALVRLRGGVFKPGDAYGKEVDSYMHRAFIDVIWRF from the coding sequence ATGAAGTTGAATCCATTCATGAAGGCCGGCATTGGCCTCACATTCGCGCTGATCTGGTCTTGCCCGACGCTTGCTGCGATGACTGAAGAAACCAAGAACTTCGGCCTGGACGTGAAAATCACCGGCCAGTCCGAAGACGACCGTGACCTCGGCACCGCCGACGGCGGCGACGTCAACGGCGTCGGCCTCGACCTGCGTCCGTGGGTCTACGGCGAAAGCGGCGCGTGGAGCGCCTACGCCATGGGTCAAGCGGTGACGTCCACCGACATCATCGAGACCGACACCCTGCAACAATCCGATGGCGCCGAGAACACTGACAACGGTGATCGCGAAACCAAGAAGAACTACCTGGCCATGCGTGAGTTCTGGGTCGGCTACAGCGGCTTCACGCCTTACCCCGGCGAGATCCTGAAGTTCGGTCGCCAGCGCCTGCGCAACGACGACGGCCAATGGCGCGACACCAACATCGAAGCCCTGAACTGGACCTTCGACACCACCCTGCTGCGCGCCAACGTGGGTATCGCCGAACGCTTCAGCGAGTACCGCACAGACCTCAAGGAGCTCGCGCCAGAGGACAAGGATCGCCTGCACGCTTACGCCGATGCGGCGTACCAGTGGACACCGGGCAACTGGGTCGGCATTCGCGGCCACCACACCCACGACGACGGCAAACTCGACTACGCACAACCGGGCGTGCCGAGCGATTCGCTGGACAAGAAACAGAACGGCGACATCAGCTGGCTCGGCCTCACCGCCGACAGCGACGCCTACAACTGGCGCAACACCAACACCGTCAACTACTGGGGCAGCATCACCGGCATGAGCGGCGACCGCGACACGGTCAACCCACTGAACGCCGATGGCACCGCTCCCGCACAAGCCAAGCGCAGCGGCGATGTCGATGGCTGGGCCACCGACCTGGGTGTTCGCCTGCGCCTCGATCCGCAATGGCAAGTCGGTGCGGCCTACGCCCGTGCCAGCGAAGACTATGAACAGAACGGCCTGGAAAGTAACCGCTCGAACTACACCGGTACCCGCTCGCGCGTGCACCGTTTCGGCGAGGCCTTCCGTGGCGAAATGAACAACCTGCAGAGCGCCACCCTGTTCGGTTCGTGGATGCTCAACGACGAATACGACGCCAGCCTGATCTACCACAAATTCTGGCGCGTCGACGGCAACAAGCCGGTCGGCAGCAACGGCATCGACGCCGTGCAGAACAACACCGACGACGTGACCGGCGCGATCCTGTCCAGTACTTCCCTGCCACTGAACGATGGCGAGAAAGACCTCGGTCAGGAAATGGACCTGGTGGTGACCAAGTACTTCAAGCAAGGCTTGTTGCCGGCGTCGATGAGTCAGGCGATCGATGAGCCTTCGGCCCTGGTGCGCTTGCGTGGCGGCGTGTTCAAGCCGGGCGATGCGTACGGCAAGGAAGTCGATTCGTACATGCACCGCGCGTTCATCGACGTGATCTGGCGCTTCTGA
- the algG gene encoding mannuronan 5-epimerase AlgG yields MNHQAIKGSISLLAGAMLLASATAFANVEPVAKPATVAKELQQAKTYTVSSAPTAPLELAKPKLPDVSGYTAEAIAAKIVRSKAGKISVRRMMQEDALKDFIGGDNKMAEWVVRQHGIPQAIFVDDGYMNLKDLAKKVPKQYFSETSPGVFLAKLPIVVGRHGILEIDKQTQELRLSQEAGAFLVNDGQLFVRDTKITGWREKDNGPATFNSPKEFRPFLLSWGGTETYIANSKIASFGYANSKSYGVSISQYTPNMAKVLKRPEPTGWIVGSEFSDMWYGFYCYETRDFVVKGNTYKDNIVYGIDPHDRSHGLIIADNTVYGTRKKHGIIISREVNDSFIFNNRSYDNKLSGLVIDRNSVNNLIAHNEIYQNHTDGITLYESADNLLWGNKVVSNRRHGIRIRNSVNIRLYENVSMANGLTGVYGHIKDLSNTDRDIKLDPFDAQVSLIVVGGELAANGSGPLSIDSPLSVELYRVSMLAPTKSSGISFTGILGERQDEILDLLVRQQKAVLIDPVERQTEMRD; encoded by the coding sequence ATGAATCATCAAGCCATAAAGGGCTCGATCAGCCTGCTGGCCGGCGCGATGCTGCTGGCCAGTGCGACTGCCTTCGCCAATGTGGAGCCAGTTGCAAAGCCGGCAACCGTGGCCAAGGAACTGCAACAGGCCAAGACCTATACCGTCAGCAGCGCACCGACCGCACCGCTGGAACTGGCCAAGCCGAAACTGCCGGACGTTTCCGGCTACACCGCTGAGGCTATCGCCGCGAAAATCGTGCGCAGCAAGGCCGGCAAGATCAGCGTGCGCCGGATGATGCAGGAAGACGCCCTCAAGGACTTCATCGGTGGCGACAACAAGATGGCCGAGTGGGTGGTGCGTCAGCACGGCATCCCCCAGGCGATCTTCGTCGACGATGGCTACATGAACCTCAAGGACCTGGCGAAAAAGGTTCCCAAGCAGTACTTCAGCGAAACCTCGCCGGGTGTGTTCCTGGCGAAGTTGCCGATCGTGGTCGGTCGTCACGGCATTCTGGAAATCGACAAGCAGACCCAGGAACTCCGCCTGTCCCAAGAGGCCGGTGCGTTCCTGGTCAACGACGGCCAACTGTTCGTTCGCGATACCAAGATCACTGGCTGGCGCGAGAAGGACAACGGCCCGGCGACGTTCAACTCGCCGAAGGAATTCCGTCCGTTCCTGCTGTCCTGGGGCGGCACCGAGACCTACATCGCCAACAGCAAGATCGCCAGTTTCGGCTACGCCAACAGTAAGTCCTACGGCGTGAGTATTTCCCAATACACGCCGAACATGGCCAAGGTGCTCAAGCGCCCTGAACCGACCGGCTGGATCGTCGGCTCCGAATTCTCGGACATGTGGTACGGCTTCTACTGCTATGAAACCCGCGACTTCGTGGTCAAGGGCAACACCTACAAAGACAACATCGTCTACGGCATTGACCCGCACGACCGTTCCCACGGCCTGATCATTGCCGACAACACGGTGTACGGGACCAGGAAGAAGCACGGGATCATTATTTCCCGTGAGGTCAACGACAGCTTCATCTTCAACAACCGCAGCTACGACAACAAGTTGTCGGGCCTGGTGATCGACCGTAACAGCGTCAACAACCTGATCGCCCACAACGAGATCTACCAGAACCACACCGATGGCATCACCCTCTACGAGAGTGCCGACAACCTGCTGTGGGGCAACAAAGTCGTCAGCAACCGCCGCCACGGCATCCGCATTCGTAACAGCGTGAACATTCGCCTGTACGAAAACGTATCCATGGCCAACGGCCTGACCGGTGTCTACGGGCACATCAAGGACCTGAGCAACACCGACCGTGACATCAAGCTCGACCCGTTTGACGCCCAGGTGTCGCTGATCGTGGTCGGCGGTGAGCTGGCGGCCAACGGCAGCGGCCCGCTGTCCATCGACTCGCCGCTGAGTGTCGAGTTGTACCGCGTGTCCATGCTCGCACCGACCAAATCCAGCGGTATCAGCTTCACCGGCATTCTTGGCGAGCGCCAGGATGAAATTCTCGACCTGCTGGTGCGCCAGCAGAAAGCCGTGCTGATCGACCCCGTCGAACGCCAGACCGAAATGCGGGACTGA
- a CDS encoding nucleotide sugar dehydrogenase — MRISIFGLGYVGAVCAGCLSARGHDVVGVDVAKDKIDMINAGKSPIVEPGLGELLAQGIQTGRLRGTTNFAEAIRDTDLSMICVGTPSKKNGDLELNYIEAVCREIGFVLRDKTTRHTIVVRSTVLPGTVANVVIPILEDCSGKKAGVDFGVAVNPEFLRESTAIADYDQPPMTVIGEFDKASGDVLQSLYEELDAPIIRKDIAVAEMIKYTCNVWHATKVTFANEIGNIAKAVGVDGREVMDVVCQDKTLNLSQYYMRPGFAFGGSCLPKDVRALTYRAGSLDVEAPLLNSLMRSNESQVQNAFDIVSSHDKRKVALLGLSFKAGTDDLRESPLVDLAEMLIGKGYDLSIYDSNVEYARVHGANKDYIESKIPHVSSLLNSDFDAVINNSDVIILGNRDEKFRALVQDVPHGKQVIDLVGFMSKATSTNSRAEGICW, encoded by the coding sequence ATGCGCATCAGCATTTTTGGTTTGGGTTACGTCGGCGCAGTATGTGCCGGTTGCCTGTCTGCACGGGGCCATGACGTCGTTGGCGTCGATGTGGCCAAAGACAAGATCGATATGATCAATGCCGGCAAATCGCCGATCGTTGAACCAGGCCTGGGCGAACTTCTGGCACAGGGCATCCAGACCGGTCGTCTGCGTGGCACCACCAACTTCGCCGAGGCGATTCGCGACACCGACCTGTCGATGATCTGCGTGGGCACGCCGAGCAAGAAGAACGGCGACCTGGAGCTGAACTACATCGAGGCAGTGTGCCGCGAAATCGGTTTTGTCCTGCGTGACAAGACCACCCGCCACACCATCGTCGTGCGCAGCACCGTGCTGCCGGGTACCGTGGCCAACGTGGTCATCCCGATTCTCGAAGACTGCTCCGGCAAGAAAGCCGGCGTTGATTTCGGCGTGGCCGTGAACCCTGAGTTCCTGCGCGAAAGCACCGCCATCGCCGACTACGACCAGCCGCCAATGACCGTCATCGGCGAATTCGACAAGGCGTCCGGCGACGTTCTGCAATCGCTGTACGAAGAGCTCGACGCACCGATCATCCGCAAGGACATCGCGGTCGCCGAGATGATCAAGTACACCTGCAACGTGTGGCACGCCACCAAGGTCACCTTCGCCAACGAAATCGGCAACATCGCCAAGGCGGTCGGCGTCGACGGTCGCGAAGTGATGGACGTGGTCTGCCAGGACAAGACCCTCAACCTGTCCCAGTACTACATGCGCCCAGGCTTCGCTTTCGGCGGCTCTTGCCTGCCAAAAGACGTGCGTGCCCTGACCTACCGCGCCGGTTCCCTGGACGTGGAAGCCCCGTTGCTCAACTCGCTGATGCGCAGCAACGAATCCCAGGTGCAGAACGCTTTCGACATCGTTTCCAGCCACGACAAACGCAAAGTCGCCCTGCTGGGCTTGAGCTTCAAGGCCGGCACCGACGACCTGCGCGAAAGCCCGCTGGTTGACCTGGCGGAAATGCTGATCGGCAAGGGTTACGACCTGAGCATCTACGACAGCAACGTCGAGTACGCCCGCGTTCACGGTGCCAACAAGGACTACATCGAGTCGAAGATCCCTCACGTCTCGTCCTTGCTCAACTCCGATTTCGACGCGGTGATCAACAACTCCGACGTGATCATCCTCGGCAACCGTGACGAGAAATTCCGCGCCCTGGTGCAGGACGTCCCACACGGCAAGCAGGTGATCGACCTGGTTGGTTTCATGTCCAAGGCCACCAGCACGAATAGCCGGGCCGAAGGTATCTGCTGGTAA
- a CDS encoding alginate biosynthesis protein Alg44, with amino-acid sequence MNTAVNANVVHESEAQRQHARVKIPAKLRFFGPDRTPVEARVIDLSAGGLAFNAGQLPLKIGDVYKARLQFLIDNLGLAMDVELQVRSFDRETGRAGCQFQNLEPRDISTLRHLITSHLAGDIVSVGEMLATLQRDNFTKARKMKDGGHGMTAFGRMKAVTFSLGVFVVGVAAFGFIFKSVYGMYFVSHAQAGLVSVPGVNITMPRDGTVQSLVKADGVATKGAPLATFSTSMLDVLKGHLDEDQLQPAKVAELFGKQMTGTLTSPCDCTVAQQMVANGQYASKGDVIFQLVPRGSEANVEARFSYRQFGDVRPGTSVRFQIAGEDKSRAGKIVSSTSLKSADLSSDIRVLIQPDESLDSSLAGRPVEVNSDRGPNLNWLIDKAMAVGL; translated from the coding sequence ATGAATACCGCCGTCAACGCCAACGTAGTGCACGAATCCGAAGCCCAGCGCCAACACGCCCGAGTGAAAATCCCGGCCAAGTTGCGTTTCTTCGGCCCTGACCGGACGCCGGTCGAAGCCCGGGTGATCGACCTGTCCGCCGGTGGCCTGGCGTTCAACGCCGGTCAATTGCCACTGAAGATCGGTGACGTGTACAAGGCCCGCCTGCAATTCCTGATCGACAACCTCGGCCTGGCCATGGACGTCGAGTTGCAGGTCCGCTCCTTCGACCGCGAGACCGGACGCGCCGGCTGCCAGTTCCAGAACCTGGAACCACGGGACATCTCGACCCTGCGCCACCTGATCACTTCGCACCTGGCTGGCGACATCGTCAGCGTGGGTGAAATGCTGGCGACCCTGCAGCGCGACAACTTCACCAAGGCGCGCAAGATGAAGGACGGCGGCCACGGCATGACCGCGTTCGGCCGCATGAAAGCCGTGACCTTCAGCCTGGGGGTCTTCGTTGTCGGCGTGGCCGCGTTCGGTTTTATTTTCAAATCGGTGTACGGCATGTACTTCGTCAGCCACGCCCAGGCCGGTCTGGTCAGCGTGCCGGGCGTGAACATCACCATGCCCCGCGACGGCACCGTGCAGAGCCTGGTGAAAGCCGACGGCGTGGCCACCAAGGGCGCACCGCTGGCGACCTTCAGCACCAGCATGCTCGACGTACTCAAGGGCCATCTGGACGAAGACCAACTGCAACCGGCCAAGGTTGCAGAACTGTTCGGCAAGCAGATGACCGGCACCCTGACCTCGCCTTGCGACTGCACCGTGGCCCAGCAAATGGTCGCCAACGGTCAGTACGCCAGCAAGGGCGACGTGATCTTCCAACTGGTCCCGCGGGGCAGCGAAGCCAATGTTGAAGCGCGCTTCTCCTATCGCCAGTTCGGCGACGTGCGCCCGGGTACTTCGGTGCGCTTCCAGATCGCCGGCGAGGACAAGAGCCGCGCCGGCAAGATCGTCAGCAGCACCAGCCTGAAAAGCGCCGACCTGTCTTCGGACATCCGCGTGCTGATCCAGCCGGACGAATCCCTGGACAGCTCCCTCGCCGGCCGCCCGGTGGAAGTGAACAGCGACCGTGGCCCGAACCTGAACTGGCTGATCGACAAAGCCATGGCTGTCGGTCTTTAA